The following proteins are co-located in the Cutaneotrichosporon cavernicola HIS019 DNA, chromosome: 3 genome:
- a CDS encoding uncharacterized protein (WD40 repeats), translating to MLSPDHTPARPPGVSPLAMALGTGAVSAPASRRSSIVSRSSAHALSPAVSPRTLLRPHLNRTSTTTLAAAGGAMMETCPPAPDPFHTGATISINQPVGSLSISPSSRDVCLASRKGLYILDLANLESAPRFVPQGGTWQIADVQWSPHAVTDNLILSTSCQKLLVWDLAAQVALNRSIEAHERAITDINWAALNPNMMATVGMDAAVRAWDLRHDCKRPAVRLSAWGAAGTQVKWNRLNEYVLATAHHREVLLWDTRKGSVPFEIVEAHQSKIYGIDWDRVEQHKLVTCSLDKTIKYWSIPSLSGGTDGSYYPYSYETISTNYPVWRARHLPFGQGVLALPQRGETALEMFGIGGDTPLERFEGSTGVVKEFVWRIRGGTDLAVEDREFQLVTWSKDRKLRIWNVTREMTAKAGYKAGAPIPYTSTRRGAKNRTFTTIPGGDARSNAIALRPQGALSSSPVLNLGIPVGPSGIGRQRLMAHTQRESGMTRGGGEARKMDQLEWLTKVVRTEDHATKAESTTGTRTPAVSDRASGRGSSSSRSRSHSKREPLRPLSSSTRTPSRVRGERIEGKEELMSLKGEVLLAHKRFPKSKVNFERLDLIQRKLTMSLNGPWANGNRAAFVRIHWSYPQNYPYANEIPTFELERNATVSQITRQRMVSTIKEIRVKSRQCLVSVTEFLLGYHERTGRLALEEESGSDNDEVDVNVPMLIRTTGAVFGPNGQLACFFPKQTVLPRARTSLSRSPSGQYDPLKSPLARAMTALSRLENPHKPAVSLRFRRRREKAMMGPVQQRSLLTLRNASNLTSEPDMALAVHYTTTSPEGNFRVAVEGRRLDHADVWQTVYGVLADPPPPYSDLPKLAGHTSAPHERMLWERDMERKRRVLDEIFERLMAAADIQLLALVACMLVEYDKTAPPPPPAIEEIVHKSPERGYFVLPSRDRRSSSLTNMTPPASAGPGSFRTSGWSQILMNPSSISLRGMTLTPRDRSSFEIPNRTSVSSIDEGSSSFAASMSPVRRMNIPPRRQNSTTSAGSLGVIPSPRRLDRRESGGRELSRTVSRDMRPRPLSGTTESPPPSAVPPTPSRLANTTNASEPSSDGSAGPGGVRNKVSFGGGSPLRRAFSRAPNLPPVQRRSPTCSVRIDLNMDEPPTTSASLLRPELRPQAEIWKLAYADLLLRAGLVGKRAALLQYQFTTVEGPSVAAASGDLPHQQLVLATVCRFCNEHVLQPDEVRCSSCTRYKEAPLCSVCRLPIKGLATTCTTCTHTSHTRCLRNVMRSQADHCPSCHCRCLAERGLSGAFRTTPKSDANQAPSYWPTPFPRMNHLSLSTSPTRLEFDGPQFSEFVRLADRLPDPELEAEDNNEAKPEAELEAEPEPDRWWREPGAGVVSYLKHLRTDPPSTTPPPGEDRRGSRIRTSTGALDIVDTDDLQMGLSGLGPKHQARRATFTGPGTSGSFGGGALELDAGEEEAPKSRIKTFGREGLLGW from the exons ATGCTATCGCCGGACCACACTCCTGCGCGCCCACCAGGCGTGTCGCCGCTAGCCATGGCTTTGGGTACAGGCGCGGTGTCGGCACCAGCTTCACGGCGCTCCTCGATAGTATCGCGGAGCTCGGCACACGCCCTCTCACCCGCTGTGAGTCCCCgcaccctcctccgcccacACCTCAACCGCACCTCGACTACCACATTGGCAGCGGCAGGCGGCGCGATGATGGAGACGTGCCCACCAGCCCCGGACCCGTTCCATACCGGCGCGACGATCAGTATCAACCAGCCCGTGGGTAGTCTGTCCATTTCCCCATCTTCTCGCGATGTCTGCCTCGCATCCAGGAAAGGACTGTATattctcgacctcgcgaATCTCGAGAGCGCACCACGCTTCGTACCCCAGGGCGGGACGTGGCAGATCGCCGACGTCCAATGGTCTCCGCACGCCGTGACCGACAACCTCATtctctcgacctcgtgtCAGAAGCTCCTCGTTTGGGACCTCGCTGCGCAAGTGGCTCTTAATAGGAGTATCGAGGCTCATGAACGCGCAATCACCGATATCAACTGGGCCGCACTCAATCCTAACATGATGGCGACGGTTGGGATGGACGCCGCGGTCAGAGCTTGGGACCTTCGACACGATTGTAAGCGTCCCGCCGTGCGCTTGTCTGCTTGGGGCGCAGCCGGCACGCAGGTCAAGTGGAACCGTCTCAACGAGTACGTACTCGCCACGGCGCACCACCGCGAAGTCCTCCTCTGGGATACGCGGAAAGGCAGCGTGCCCTTTGAGATTGTCGAGGCGCACCAGTCCAAGATCTACGGTATCGACTGGGACCGGGTTGAGCAGCACAAGCTTGTGACATGCTCCCTCGACAAGACTATTAAGTACTGGAGCATTCCGTCTCTGTCTGGTGGAACCGACGGCTCTTACTATCCCTATTCGTACGAGACAATCTCGACCAACTACCCTGTATGGCGTGCTCGCCATCTGCCTTTCGGGCagggcgtcctcgccctcccacAACGCGGAGAGACGGCACTCGAGATGTTCGGTATTGGTGGCGACACGCCTCTCGAACGCTTCGAGGGCTCCACCGGCGTCGTCAAGGAGTTCGTATGGCGCATCCGTGGCGGAACAGACctggccgtcgaggaccgGGAATTCCAGCTCGTCACCTGGTCCAAGGACCGCAAGCTGCGTATCTGGAATGTGACGCGCGAGATGACCGCGAAGGCAGGGTACAAGGCTGGCGCGCCGATCCCGTACACCTCCACGCGCCGGGGCGCCAAGAACCGCACCTTCACCACCATTCCGGGCGGGGACGCACGCTCTAACGCCATCGCCCTCCGTCCGCAGGGTGCGCTGAGCAGCTCACCTgtgctcaacctcggcatccCCGTTGGACCGAGCGGCATAGGGCGCCAGCGGCTGATGGCACACACCCAACGCGAGTCGGGTATGAcgcgcggtggaggagaggcgCGCAAGATGGACCAGCTTGAGTGGCTCACCAAGGTCGTCCGGACGGAGGATCACGCGACCAAGGCCGAAAGCACGACCGGTACCCGCACGCCAGCAGTGAGCGACAGAGCGAGCGGGAGaggctcgtcgagctcgcggtcACGGAGCCACTCGAAGCGCGAGCCGCTGCGACCGCTCAGCTCGAGTACGCGTACACCTTCTCGTGTTAGGGGCGAACGcatcgagggcaaggaggagtTGATGAGCCTCAAGGGGGAGGTGCTTCTCGCACACAAGCGCTTCCCAAAGTCCAAGGTCAACTTTGAGAGG cttGACCTGATACAGCGCAAGCTAACTATGTCGCTGAACGGGCCGTGGGCGAACGGCAACCGCGCTGCGTTCGTGCGTATACACTGGTCGTATCCCCAGAACTACCCGTACGCAAACGAGATACCGACCtttgagctcgagcgcaacgCCACCGTAAGCCAGATAACGCGGCAGCGTATGGTGTCGACCATCAAGGAGATCCGGGTCAAGTCGAGACAGTGTCTGGTCTCCGTCACCGAGTTCCTGCTGGGATACCACGAGAGAACTGGGCGCCTcgcgctggaggaggagagtggCAGCGATaatgacgaggtcgacgtcaatGTGCCCATGCTCATCCGCACAACTGGTGCCGTCTTCGGACCCAACGGTCAGCTCGCGTGCTTCTTTCCCAAGCAGACGGTGCTGCCCCGCGCCCGTACCTCTCTCtcccgctcgccgagcgggCAGTACGACCCACTGAAATCGCCACTCGCACGCGCGATGACTGCTCTTAGCAGGTTAGAGAACCCACACAAGCCCGCCGTATCCCTCCGCTTCCGGCGGCGGAGAGAAAAGGCCATGATGGGCCCCGTGCAGCAGAGATCACTCCTGACGCTGCGCAACGCCTCCAACCTGACCTCGGAGCCCGACATGGCCTTGGCGGTGCATtacaccaccacctcgccagAGGGTAACttccgcgtcgccgtcgagggccgccgcctcgaccacGCCGACGTCTGGCAGACAGTATACGgtgtcctcgccgacccgCCGCCTCCGTACTCGGACCTACCCAAACTTGCTGGTCACACGAGTGCACCTCACGAGCGCATGTTATGGGAGCGCGACATggagcgcaagcgccgGGTGCTCGATGAGATCTTCGAACGCCTCATGGCCGCAGCCGACatccagctcctcgccctcgttgCATGCATGCTAGTCGAGTATGACAAGACCGCGCCACCTCCCCCGCCTGCCATCGAGGAGATTGTCCACAAGTCCCCTGAGCGGGGATACTTTGTCCTTCCCAGCCGTGACCGCCGCTCATCCTCACTGACGAATATGACGCCGCCAGCTTCGGCAGGCCCCGGATCATTCAGGACGTCAGGCTGGTCCCAAATCCTCATGaacccctcctccatctcgctccGCGGAATGACGTTGACGCCCCGTGATAGGTCGTCCTTTGAGATTCCCAACCGAACAAGCGTGAGCAGTATCGACGAAGGATCCAGCAGCTTTGCGGCCAGCATGTCCCCCGTGCGGCGGATGAACATTCCTCCGCGGAGACAGAATTCGACCACGAGCGCAGGCAGCTTGGGGGTTATTCCaagccctcgtcgtctggaCCGACGCGAGTCAGGCGGAAGGGAGCTGTCGCGCACGGTCAGCCGTGACATGCGCCCCCGGCCTCTGAGCGGAACGACCGAgtcccctcccccatctGCCGTTCCACCTACACCAAGCCGGCTCGCGAACACGACAAACGCGAGCGAGCCCTCAAGCGACGGGAGCGCGGGTCCCGGCGGAGTGCGCAACAAGGTTTCGTTTGGGGGTGGGAGTCCGCTGCGGCGAGCGTTTAGCCGCGCACCAAACCTCCCACCAGTTCAGCGGAGAAGTCCGACGTGTTCCGTCCGCATCGACCTGAACATGGACGAGCC cccgACAACATCGGCGTCTCTTCTTCGGCCAGAGCTTCGACCACAGGCCGAGATCTGGAAGCTCGCAtacgccgacctcctcctccgagCCGGTCTCGTGGGAAAGCGCGCCGCCCTGCTCCAGTACCAGTTCACGACTGTCGAGGGGCCCAGTGTCGCCGCTGCATCTGGCGACCTCCCGCATCAGCAGCTCGTACTCGCGACCGTGTGCCGCTTCTGCAACGAGCACGTGCTCCAGCCTGACGAGGTGCGGTGCAGTTCGTGTACGCGATACAAGGAGGCGCCACTGTGTAGCGTGTGTCGGCTGCCTATCAAGG gccTCGCCACCACGTGCACAACATGCACCCACACATCGCACACGCGATGCCTGCGCAACGTCATGCGCAGCCAGGCCGACCATTGCCCGTCCTGCCATTGCCGCTgtctcgccgagcgcgggCTATCTGGGGCTTTCCGCACGACGCCGAAATCGGACGCAAACCAGGCTCCGTCATACTGGCCGACCCCGTTTCCGCGGATGAACCACCTCTCActctcgacctcgccaacccgCCTTGAATTCGACGGGCCGCAATTCTCGGAATTTGtgcgcctcgccgaccgGCTGCCCGATCCCGAGCTAGAAGCCGAAGACAACAACGAAGCCAAACCTGAGGCAGAGCTTGAAGCGGAGCCAGAACCAGATAGGTGGTGGCGCGAGCctggcgccggcgtcgtAAGCTATCTCAAGCACCTCCGTACCGACCCACCCAGCAccacgccaccaccagGCGAAGACCGGCGCGGATCGCGCATCCGCACAAGTACGGGCGCACTAGACATTGTCGATACCGACGATCTGCAGATGGGCCTCTCGGGATTGGGACCGAAACACCAGGCCCGAAGAGCCACGTTCACGGGTCCTGGCACTTCGGGTTCTTTTGGGGGCGGGGCACTAGAGCTCGAtgcgggggaggaggaagcgccAAAGTCGCGCATCAAGACTTTTGGACGAGAGGGACTGTTGGGGTGGTAG